AGATCCTGTGACAGTATGATTGCACTTATAAGGCCATAATAGGTTGAGTTATTTGGTCTCAGGACCCATCAGATTTCTGGGATGGGTCTTTTCCATTAGCCTGCCTTTTGGATGTATTTTAGTGCCTTTGATATTTGAGGTTGGTGACAAAGATTTAGTTCTAAATAGTTGTAGGTGTCAAATCAATTGCATTTTTGGCTTTTGAAGGGATCAGGTGGAACACAGGAAAACAGGAGATGAGAGGCTTGAGGGCTCTGTTGGTAAGGGACCCTTGAATTGTAAGCTGAGGAGTTCATGCAGGAATCAGACAGCTCCGTCACCCCATGAAGGGTGTTAGGAATGGTGTTACCAGTACATGGATAGCTGTTGGTCTTGGGTTTCTTCTTGCCTTTGGGGATGCAGCCTTCAGGCATCTGCTGGTAGGCTTCTATCCTGTAGGTGCTGTGAGCTGCGCTGTTGGTAGTTTCTGGGGAAAGGTTACTTCTCATGGTACTTTGCTATATGGCCACAGTTGACAACCCCCCAAGTGCAAGGAGAAAGAAGTTTTAGTGAGGCATAGATGAGAGAATACAGTAGAGTATTGGATGGAAGAAGACAGGGACATGAAGCAAGACTTAGGGTTTCCTTTAATAGCCAGGGGAAAGGGATTCTGGAAATGTTTTGTCTGTTAAccttgagtttcttttctttccactcAGAAATGGCACCTCgaaaggggaaggaaaagaaggaagaacaggTCATCAGCCTCGGACCTCAGGTGGCTGAAGGAGAGAATGTATTTGGTGTCTGCCATatctttgcatccttcaatgACACTTTTGTCCATGTCACTGATCTTTCTGGCAAGTGAGTACCTGGGTGGAGAGGCACGCAGCTGGCAAAAGGCTAAGGAAAGCAATGGCTGGGACGGGCTAGCAGTCAGGGGATTCTCTCTAAAGAAATGCTGTTTTGTCCAGGTAAGAAAATGTGCTTGTCCGTTTAGCCCACAAATATTGTGATTTCCCAGGGGTTACAAGAGAGGAGACACATTCTTTGTCCTTACAGCGTGATGGTCATTGAATCCTTGGTTTCTTGGGAATTCTCCTCTTTCCTTAGTTCCCTTTGTAGGAGCAGCAATGGACTGCAAGTGAGCTCTGGGTGTGGGTTTGACTGCCATTTAGCAAGTTGTGACTTCTGTGAAATCACTCAAATTCTGAGTTttggtttcctcatatgtaaaatgaggacagtAGTGTCTACCTTGTGGAGTAATGGTAAGGATTAAATGCAAAAGtagatatataaaatgttaatactgAGTTTAGCTATATTGGGCCATTCAACCCCACTGGACtgaactccatgagggcagagcccatgACCATCGTCCTCCACCATGACTGAGCTGTGTTGCTCTTCACTCATTAGGATATCGTAAGCACTCCTTGTTGGACGAGGAAGAAATGACCCTGTGCTTTTGTCCCCAGAGAAACCATCTGCCGTGTGACTGGTGGGATGAAGGTGAAGGCAGACCGAGATGAATCCTCGCCATATGCTGCTATGTTGGCTGCCCAGGATGTGGCCCAGAGGTGCAAGGAGCTG
The Symphalangus syndactylus isolate Jambi chromosome 7, NHGRI_mSymSyn1-v2.1_pri, whole genome shotgun sequence genome window above contains:
- the RPS14 gene encoding small ribosomal subunit protein uS11 isoform X2, which encodes MAPRKGKEKKEEQVISLGPQVAEGENVFGVCHIFASFNDTFVHVTDLSGKETICRVTGGMKVKADRDESSPYAAMLAAQDVAQRCKELGITALHIKLRATGGNRTKTPGPGAQSALRALARSGMKIGRIEDVTPIPSDSTRRKGGRRGRRL